A section of the Saccharopolyspora gregorii genome encodes:
- a CDS encoding TadE family type IV pilus minor pilin — translation MTAPSGAAGNRRSSAEADHAGGAAADRGAVTVEAAIGIGAVMAVFLLVLAAFGVLLGQLRCTDAAVEAARLAARGDHDGARAAVARSAPTGSELVLAAERGLVIAEVTAPSGPGLLPQQWRSSRAAAAPEPEAPAAAAPGPPGQEPPGQAYAAPQPDAPIPVEPGSGEPDRPPAAGAELPPAGGPPATRGFAEPARAAPGPGPAA, via the coding sequence ATGACCGCGCCGTCCGGTGCGGCGGGGAACCGGCGCTCCTCCGCCGAAGCGGACCACGCCGGTGGAGCGGCAGCGGATCGCGGTGCGGTGACCGTCGAGGCCGCGATCGGCATCGGCGCGGTGATGGCGGTGTTCCTGCTCGTGCTGGCCGCGTTCGGGGTGCTGCTCGGGCAGCTCCGCTGCACCGACGCCGCGGTCGAAGCGGCCCGGCTGGCGGCCAGGGGCGATCACGACGGCGCCCGCGCCGCGGTGGCCCGGTCGGCTCCGACGGGATCCGAGCTGGTACTCGCGGCCGAGCGCGGGCTCGTCATCGCGGAGGTCACCGCGCCGTCCGGTCCGGGACTCCTGCCGCAGCAGTGGCGGAGCAGCCGGGCCGCCGCGGCTCCGGAACCCGAGGCGCCGGCCGCCGCGGCCCCGGGACCCCCAGGACAGGAACCCCCGGGGCAGGCTTACGCAGCGCCGCAGCCGGATGCGCCGATCCCGGTGGAGCCAGGATCGGGCGAGCCGGACCGGCCACCAGCCGCCGGCGCCGAGCTCCCGCCCGCGGGCGGGCCACCGGCCACCCGGGGCTTCGCCGAACCCGCCCGAGCGGCACCGGGTCCGGGACCCGCCGCATGA
- a CDS encoding Rv3654c family TadE-like protein gives MSGSGVGARPSAPTHPGHRPTDRNDRLGSDEREEITDRGVATVLAAVLVLGVIAIVGFGMVLGSVMLARHRADGAADLAALAAAARVQQGGERACAAARGVAAEMRARVLDCELAGLDARVLVEVRASMGLDGLSPQVTGRARAGPVARSPDGGPR, from the coding sequence ATGAGCGGGAGCGGGGTGGGCGCGCGTCCGAGCGCGCCCACCCACCCCGGCCACCGGCCGACCGATCGGAACGACCGGCTCGGAAGCGACGAACGGGAGGAGATCACCGATCGCGGGGTCGCCACCGTGCTCGCCGCGGTCCTCGTCCTCGGCGTGATCGCGATCGTGGGTTTCGGCATGGTGCTCGGATCGGTCATGCTGGCCCGGCACCGCGCGGACGGCGCCGCGGACTTGGCGGCGCTCGCCGCCGCGGCCCGGGTCCAGCAGGGCGGCGAGCGCGCCTGCGCCGCGGCCCGCGGGGTCGCGGCGGAGATGCGGGCACGGGTCCTCGACTGCGAGCTGGCCGGTCTCGACGCGCGCGTCCTGGTCGAAGTTCGGGCCTCGATGGGCCTGGACGGGCTGTCACCGCAGGTCACCGGGCGTGCCAGGGCTGGTCCTGTCGCCCGTTCGCCGGATGGCGGCCCGCGCTGA
- a CDS encoding bifunctional DNA primase/polymerase codes for MEASVTGWAGAFRIELRVQAIELASRGWSVLPGTFPVGSEAGARAWSGSDAAHPAGVAHPVPVHADWQDRLGAGVDQVARWWSEQPYSLLVATGDQVEALETGAELGRRTARALRSLGVPVPIVATPDARWYFLAAGGSATAACPELVAAGAVRRHSAGSWLPVPPSTFHHGVVHWRVKPEVCGWRLPSPEIIGDALRIGADAVQDVAELVVAGN; via the coding sequence GTGGAGGCCAGTGTCACCGGATGGGCGGGCGCCTTCCGGATCGAGCTCCGGGTGCAGGCCATCGAGCTGGCGTCTCGCGGCTGGTCGGTGCTGCCCGGCACCTTCCCGGTCGGTTCCGAGGCGGGCGCCCGCGCCTGGTCCGGCTCCGACGCCGCGCACCCGGCGGGTGTCGCGCACCCCGTTCCCGTGCACGCGGACTGGCAGGACCGGCTCGGTGCCGGCGTCGACCAGGTCGCCCGGTGGTGGTCCGAGCAGCCGTACAGCCTGCTCGTCGCGACCGGTGACCAGGTCGAGGCGCTGGAGACCGGTGCCGAACTGGGCAGGCGCACCGCGCGGGCGCTGCGCTCGCTGGGCGTGCCGGTTCCGATCGTGGCGACCCCGGACGCCCGCTGGTACTTCCTCGCCGCGGGGGGCTCGGCCACCGCGGCGTGCCCCGAGCTGGTCGCGGCCGGAGCGGTCCGCAGGCACAGCGCCGGCAGCTGGCTGCCGGTTCCCCCGAGCACCTTCCACCACGGAGTCGTGCACTGGCGGGTCAAGCCGGAGGTCTGCGGGTGGCGGTTGCCGTCCCCCGAGATCATCGGTGACGCCCTGCGCATCGGTGCCGACGCCGTCCAAGACGTGGCCGAACTCGTCGTCGCGGGCAACTAG
- a CDS encoding DEAD/DEAH box helicase yields MNSAHRRAGRTGNGKRLLDRVLAGTPADESPLRHVEQLAERPAQHADWPGWAPEPLVEALRARGAERPWSHQAEGAEAAWAGEHLVVATGTASGKSMTYQLPVLTRLLTDARATALYLSPTKALGADQLRSTTELGLDGIRAAAYDGDTPFVERDWVRAHGRWVFTNPDMLHHGVLAQHSRWARFFRNLSYVVVDECHTYRGVFGSHVALLLRRLRRIARYYGAEPVFVLASATVADPASLGERLIGAECRAVTADGSPRGARTVALWEPPLLDDVSGENDAPVRRSAGSEAARILTELVVEGARTLAFIRSRRGTELAALAARRALSEVDDSLVDKVAAYRGGYLPEDRRKLERALLSGELLAVAATNALELGVDIAGLDAVVVAGFPGTLASFWQQAGRAGRDGDDALVVFVARDDPLDTYLVHHPPAVLDRPVESTVLDPANPYVLEPHLACAAAELPLDEAAFEVFGGEPARTATDALTEAGVLRKRPRGWYWTERERPHREVELRGSGGQQIAVVEGDSGRMLGTVDPDSACATVHPGAVYLHQGQSFVVDELDLDGGLALVHLENPEWHTSPRDVVDISVLATVQERSPAPGITVCLGDVEVTSQVVGYLRTLPSGEVLDQVPLDLPAHKLVTRAVWYTISDELLTDSAPGGAGLDPARIPGALHAAEHAAIGLLPLFATCDRWDIGGVSTALHEHTGRATVFVHDGHPGGAGFADRGFAALFPWLAATREAIVSCDCPAGCPSCVQSPKCGNGNEPLDKAGAVAVLDVLSTAHGGDAGQG; encoded by the coding sequence GTGAACTCGGCACACCGGAGAGCGGGCAGGACCGGCAACGGCAAGCGGCTGCTGGACCGGGTGCTGGCCGGCACGCCCGCGGACGAATCACCGCTGCGGCACGTCGAACAGCTCGCCGAACGGCCCGCGCAGCACGCGGACTGGCCGGGCTGGGCGCCCGAACCGCTGGTCGAGGCGCTGCGCGCCCGCGGCGCCGAACGCCCCTGGAGTCACCAGGCCGAAGGCGCCGAAGCCGCGTGGGCCGGTGAGCACCTCGTGGTGGCGACCGGCACCGCGTCCGGCAAGTCGATGACCTACCAGCTGCCGGTGCTCACCCGGTTGCTCACCGACGCCCGGGCCACCGCGCTGTACCTGTCGCCGACCAAGGCGCTGGGCGCCGATCAGCTCCGATCCACCACCGAGCTGGGCCTGGACGGGATCCGCGCCGCGGCCTACGACGGGGACACCCCGTTCGTCGAGCGGGACTGGGTGCGGGCGCACGGCCGGTGGGTGTTCACCAACCCGGACATGCTGCACCACGGCGTGCTCGCCCAGCACTCCCGCTGGGCGCGGTTCTTCCGCAACCTCTCCTACGTGGTCGTCGACGAGTGCCACACCTACCGGGGCGTCTTCGGCTCGCACGTGGCGCTGCTGCTGCGGCGGCTGCGGCGGATCGCGCGGTACTACGGCGCGGAACCGGTGTTCGTGCTCGCCTCCGCGACGGTGGCCGACCCGGCCTCCCTGGGCGAACGGCTGATCGGCGCCGAGTGCCGGGCCGTCACCGCGGACGGCTCGCCGCGCGGCGCCCGCACTGTCGCATTGTGGGAACCACCGCTGCTGGACGACGTGTCCGGCGAGAACGACGCGCCGGTCCGGCGTTCCGCCGGGAGCGAGGCCGCGCGGATCCTCACCGAACTCGTCGTGGAAGGCGCCCGCACGCTCGCGTTCATCCGATCTCGGCGCGGCACCGAGCTCGCCGCGCTGGCCGCCCGCCGCGCCCTGTCCGAAGTGGACGATTCGCTGGTGGACAAGGTCGCCGCCTACCGGGGCGGGTACCTGCCGGAGGACCGGCGGAAGCTCGAACGGGCGCTGCTGAGCGGGGAACTGCTCGCCGTCGCGGCCACCAACGCGTTGGAGCTCGGCGTCGACATCGCGGGCCTGGACGCGGTCGTCGTCGCCGGGTTCCCGGGCACGCTCGCCTCGTTCTGGCAGCAGGCCGGGCGCGCCGGGCGCGACGGGGACGACGCGCTGGTCGTCTTCGTCGCCCGGGACGACCCGCTGGACACCTACCTGGTGCACCACCCGCCCGCCGTGCTGGACCGGCCGGTCGAGTCGACGGTGCTGGACCCGGCGAACCCCTACGTGCTCGAACCGCACCTGGCCTGCGCCGCGGCCGAGCTGCCATTGGACGAAGCGGCGTTCGAGGTCTTCGGCGGCGAACCCGCCCGCACCGCGACCGACGCGCTCACCGAGGCCGGAGTGCTGCGCAAGCGGCCGCGCGGCTGGTACTGGACCGAGCGGGAACGCCCGCACCGGGAAGTGGAACTGCGCGGGTCCGGTGGGCAGCAGATCGCCGTCGTCGAGGGCGACTCCGGGCGGATGCTCGGCACCGTCGACCCGGATTCGGCGTGCGCCACGGTGCATCCCGGCGCGGTCTACCTGCACCAGGGGCAGTCGTTCGTGGTGGACGAGCTGGACCTGGACGGCGGCCTCGCGCTGGTGCACCTGGAGAACCCGGAGTGGCACACCTCGCCGCGCGACGTCGTGGACATCTCGGTGCTCGCCACGGTGCAGGAGCGGAGTCCGGCGCCGGGGATCACGGTGTGCCTCGGGGACGTGGAGGTCACCTCGCAGGTCGTCGGCTACCTGCGAACCCTGCCCTCCGGCGAGGTGCTCGACCAGGTGCCGCTGGACCTGCCCGCGCACAAGCTGGTCACCCGCGCCGTCTGGTACACGATCTCCGACGAACTGCTGACCGACAGCGCGCCGGGGGGCGCCGGGTTGGACCCGGCGCGCATCCCCGGCGCGCTGCACGCCGCCGAGCACGCGGCGATCGGCTTGCTCCCGCTGTTCGCGACCTGCGACCGGTGGGACATCGGTGGTGTCTCCACTGCCCTGCACGAACACACCGGTCGGGCCACGGTGTTCGTGCACGACGGTCATCCCGGGGGAGCCGGCTTCGCCGACCGCGGCTTCGCCGCGTTGTTCCCCTGGTTGGCCGCGACGCGGGAGGCGATCGTCTCCTGCGACTGCCCGGCGGGTTGCCCGTCCTGCGTTCAATCGCCGAAGTGCGGGAACGGCAATGAACCACTGGACAAGGCGGGGGCGGTGGCTGTTCTCGACGTGCTCTCGACCGCGCACGGGGGAGACGCCGGGCAGGGCTAG